In Methylotenera versatilis 79, the DNA window GCGTTGAAACACCTGCTCTATATCTGGCATCGGCAGCTTTGTAAGCTTCTTCACTGGCATATTCAGCTTCGCGCGCGGCATCCAGTGCGGCAATGTTCGCTTGCACTTGATAATAAGATACGGTTGCCGTTAACAATACACTTTGTACCGCGCTGCTTTGGCTGGCGCTGGCAGAAAGTAATAATTGACGCGCATTTTCCAAGTTAGCATTTCGGTTGCCAAAATCGTACAAAAGATAACTAGCGGCTAAGTTAGCACCCAAATTCATATTCGGATTGCTGCGCGAACTAGATTCAGGATGTGACACGCTGAATCCAGTAGAAAGATTTGCAGTTAAAGAAGGTAAATAAGCTGATTTTGCAATGCCCAACTGCGCCGCTTGCACGCGTGCACTTGCCCAAACTTCATTGGTTTGCGGGTTATTGCAAAGACTAGTATCGGCCACTTCAGCCAACGTAATCGGCTGGTTTAAATCCGCCGACCCGCAAGGGGAGTTTGGTTCTCTATAGCCATCAGGAATTTTGGGTAAAGTGTAGAGCTGCGTTTTAAGCGGATCGCCATCTTTGTACCAAATAGACTCCTCCGCAAAGGCAGAAGTACTCAAGTGTGCCAGCGCAATTATTAGTAAATATCTGTTCATTCTATTTTTCAAGCCATTCAATCTATTAATCAATTTTAAAAAGCGCTAATTAAACAATTTCTTAACATTATGCGTCTTGCAATAACTTAAAGCAGATCATACATAAGAGTTGCAATTATAAATGAGAACGGTTATCATTAACTCCTGAATTTACATAACTTTTGAAAAATTTACACCGATTTACATGTGCGAGATAGTTTATTGGTTAACGTGCTTCAATAAACGGCCCGACATTGATGGAAATCGCCAGCTAATCATCTAATAGCTGAGTTTACATCGAAATTGAATGGACGAATCGCAGCGATGCTTTTTACATTTTATTTTAACTTTTCAGCAGATATTGATGGATAAAACCAGCGAATAAAATTTGTGTACTTAAATATTTGTATGCATAAATATTTTGAGGAATTATTAAAAGTTTTTCTTCACAAGTTAACACTAAAAAATAGTCAAAAAATTAATTGAGAAAGTAATTTAAGAAAGATAGCTTTAGCAAACTAAGTATTAACAAACCAAGTCAAGCCAGCCAACGGTTCATCCTCTAGCCAGCCAGATATTTTTTAAAATAGAGGAAAGAACCATGAGTCATATCCGTAGTTGCAAGCACAACCCAACCCGCATCGCTGCAATGGTTGCTGCCACTTTTTCAATCGCTGCCAGCGCTCCTTATGCAAATGCAGCGGATGAAGTGTCAGAGTTACCAGAGATTAGTGTTAAATCTCAAAAAGAGGTGCCATTTAAAGCGGATGTGTCCGCTAGCCAGAAGTTTACTAAACCATTGATTGATACCACGCAAACCGTTCAAGTGATTAAGAAAGAATTATTGCGCGAACAAGGCGTTTTTTCTTTGCAAGATGCGCTACGTAACACGCCAGGTATCACCGTTCAATTAGGCGAAAACGGTAATACTTCTGCGGGTGATACTTTCTCTATGCGTGGCTTTAATGCGTCAAATCAATTGTTTGTCGATGGTCTTCGCGATCTTGGCGCAGTTTCACGCGATGTATACAACTTAGAGCAAATCGAAGTGGTTAAAGGCCCAGCCGGTGCAGATATTGGTCGTGGCGCAGCTGGCGGCTACATTAATTTAATCAGCAAATTGCCAAGCTTAACTGGCAAAAATTATGCAACAGTTGGTTATGGCACTGCTGACAAAAAACGTGCGACGATTGATTTAAATGAAGCGATTGGCGATACAACTGCCGTGCGTTTAAATGCGTTGGTTTCTGATGGTAATGTAGACAAGCGTGATGAAGTAGATAATCAAAACTTCTCGATTGCGCCTTCTATTGCTTTTGGTCTAGGCACTCAAACGCGTTTTTATCTTTATTCGCAGCACGTTCGTCAAGACAATACACCTGATGGCGGTATTCCAACCATCGGTCGGAAAGGATTCTTCAATACTAATGTAAGCTTAAATGCTGGTCGCAAAGTAGATCGTGAGAATTTCTATGGTAGCGATAATGACTATGAAAAAGTCGATGCGGATATGATTACCGCCAAGTTTGAGCATGATTTAAATGTAAACACGACTATTCGTAATATCACTCGTTATGGCAAAACGAGTATTGATCGCGTTACTACTGGCTTAAATACTGGAGGGACAGGCTTAGTTGCAACGACTGCTAATCCAGCAACATGGACTGTTAACCGTTCGCGCCAGCGTATTGACCGTGATGATGAAATTTTAGTTAACCAGACTAGTGTAAATAGCACCTTTGATATTGGTGGCTTTAAAAACTCATTGGTTGGTGGTCTTGAATTTATGTATGAAAACCAAAAAAGCAAAGGCTTCGGTACAACTACACAAACGGTTAACGGCGTAGCTTACACTGCAATTAGTAACCCTAATGCAAACTTATATAATCCGAATGAAAATGATTTGTTGGGTGTACCCTATGCTATTCCAGGTTTAACGACAGATGGTAAAACCACAACAGCGGCAATCTATGCTTTTGATACGGTTGATTTAACCGATAAATGGCAAGTAAATGCTGGTTTGCGTTATGAGCATTACAACACTAGAACCAGCGCAGGCACCATTGTGACTGCTGCTAACTCAGCAACATTTCCTGGTTACGCTGCTGGTTCAATCGCCCCTTCAGGCGGTAGTGCTTCTGATGACTTATTAAGCTGGAAAACTGGCCTATTATTTAAACCTGCAACTAACGGTAGTATTTACGCGTCATATGCCACGTCATATACACCACCAGGCAGTGCGAACTTTGCTTTGGTATCTACCGCCAATAACCAAAATAACGGTGCACTTGACCCACAAAAAACTGACAATATCGAAGTTGGTACGAAATGGGATTTATTAAATAACCAATTAAATGTAACGGCCGCAGTTTTCCGCACGGAAAATGATAAACAAACTTCATTTAATGATCTACTTCAACCGCAACAAATTGGTAAAACACGTGTTACTGGTGTTGAGTTGCTTGCAGTTGGGCAGTTAACCGAATACTGGCAGTTATCAGCGGGCGTGACTAAGTTAAACGCCAAAGCATTAGACCAACAAAGCAGTGCTGGTCTTGAGACTACGGCCGTACGTTGGACGCCAGATTATAGTGCAACGCTTTGGACACAATATCAATTTAATGGCTTTACTATAGGTGGTGGTGCACGTTATATGGGCGAGCAAAAACGATTAGTGACAACAGATAACCCTGCATTAACTAATACACCAAATCTCGAATCTTATGTTGTAGCAGATGCGATGGTAGCCTACGCTGTGAATAAAAACTTAAACTTGCGCCTCAATGTGTACAATTTATTTGACAAAGAATATGTTGAAACGTTGAATAATGGTGGTGGTCGTGTGCGTTTAGGTACGCCACGTTCTGCAATGATGACAGCAGAGTTTGTGTTTTAAATAAGTTGCGTTAAGCTAAACGCCCGTCAGTGTTTGCTGGCGGGCTTTTTCCTTTTGAAAGGTTTATATTAGTTTTAAGCCTAATATTAATAGTTAAATTTTTTGTTTACAGGATATTTATGCTTTTACATGTTCCTGATGTGTTAACTAAAGCGCAAGTTGCAACGTTACGGCGCACGCTTGATGCTGGTTCGTGGGTAGATGGCGCGGCAACCGCAGGCCCGCTTGCGGCTGAGGCAAAACGTAACGTTCAGTTTTCAACTGAATCTGCCGAATATCCTGCACTTTCACAGTCAATCATTTCAGCGCTTGAGCGGCATCCGTTATTTGTTTCTGCGACGTTACCACAGCGCATATTGCCGCCTATGTTTAATCGATATGCTGGTGGCGATACTTACAGCAATCATGTTGATAATGCGGTGCAAACCGATAGACGAAATGGCGAACGTTTGCGTACTGATATTTCGGTAACGGTATTTTTATCTGAGCCAGAAGATTACCAAGGTGGCGAGCTGATTATTGAAGATACTTACGGCAGCCATGAGGTTAAGTTGCCGGCGGGTGATGCAATTATCTATCCGGCATCTAGCCTACACAGAGTTGAGCCGATTAGCGCAGGTGAGCGTGTCGCATCTTTTCTTTGGGTGCAAAGTTTGGTGCGTGATGCGTGGCAACGCAGTATGTTGTTTGATTTGGATATGACGCTGTTGAAATTGCGCGGTCAAATTGGCAATACAGAAGAAATCGTGACATTAACAGGGCATTACCATAATCTTTTAAGACAATGGAATAGCTGATGTCGCTTATTACAAATACAGCATCAAACAATATAGACAAAAGTAAGTTAACTCCCTTAGATGCGATTCCATCAGATATCGTCAGTGCCGCAGATTATGAGCGATATGCGCGCGATTATATTAACGACGCCGCTTGGGCGTATTTACAAGGCGGCGCGGCGGACGAGTTAACACTTACAGCGAACGAAAAAGCTTGGAAAACGTTGGAATTATGGCCGCGCGCATTGGCTGATGTGCGTGATGGAAATACACGCTGCACACTTTTTGGCGATACGCTTGCACATCCGATTATTCTGGCGCCAGTGGCAACCCAACGCGTCTTTCATGCAGAAGGTGAATCGGCTAGTGTGCTTGCGGCCGGTGTGATGGGTGGTGTTGCAATCGTTTCAACACAAGCATCCATCTCATTGGAGAAACTCGCAGAAAATGCGCAAGGGCCATTATGGTTTCAGCTTTATTGGCAGGGCAGTCGCGAAGCTACGCTGAATTTAGTCAAACGTGCTGAATCTGCAGGTTATCGCGCTTTAGTGTTGGCCATTGATGCGCCCATATCTGGCGCGCGTAATCGTGAGCAGCGTGCAGGTTTTGCAGTGTCAGCAGATGCCGCACAAGTGAATGTTACGCCCATCACATTGCCATTATTGCAAGACGGCATGAGTGTGATATTTGATGGATTGATGACGTTAGCACCCGTTTGGGCAGATATTCAATGGCTAGTTAACCAAACTAATTTGCCAATTTTGCTGAAAGGCATTCTGCATCCTGATGATGCACGTCGAGCAGTTGAAGCTGGCGCTGCAGGTATTGTGGTATCTAATCATGGTGGCCGTGTTTTAGATACTGTGCCAGCAACACTTTCTGCGCTTTCTGGCGTTGTAAATGCAGTGAATGGCGCAGTGCCAATCTTGGTCGATGGCGGTATTCGGCGCGGTACGGATATTGTTAAAGCACGCGCACTTGGCGCAACTGCAGTGATGATTGGTCGTCCTTATATTCATGCCTTGGCGACCGCTGGTGCATTAGGCGTTGCGCATTTGATCCGTTTATTGCGTGAAGAGCTAGAAATCGCGATGGCGCTGACAGGATGCAAAACTTTGGACGATATTAATAAGGATGTTTTGCGTAAAGACTTAATCTAAAAAAATCTGTACCAACTTTGTAACTAAATATTGCTGATATTAAGGTGTGAATTACAATTTTAATCAACACTAAAAGACTAGATGATGTGAGATAAAAAGCTTACATCATCAACCATCACAAGGCGGTTATGTTTTTTAGATTGATATTCTTAGAGTTAACCATAAAAAACAATCAATTATTTGAGCCTTAAAACGCACAATAAAATCCATCATCAAAGCGCCAACGGGAATTTTTCCCGCTCTTAAATGTGTAAGAATCTATATCATTCAGGCATATTACTCAATGCAAACAAAGTTACCGTTAATCTTTCCAGTTTTATGAGCCTACAGTTAAAACTCAACCTAATTATCACTAGCCTGCTCATATTTTTATTGGGCATGAGTGCTTATTTCGTCATCGAAAATGCCAGAGAAGATGTTCGCGCAGAAG includes these proteins:
- a CDS encoding alpha-hydroxy acid oxidase, with the protein product MSLITNTASNNIDKSKLTPLDAIPSDIVSAADYERYARDYINDAAWAYLQGGAADELTLTANEKAWKTLELWPRALADVRDGNTRCTLFGDTLAHPIILAPVATQRVFHAEGESASVLAAGVMGGVAIVSTQASISLEKLAENAQGPLWFQLYWQGSREATLNLVKRAESAGYRALVLAIDAPISGARNREQRAGFAVSADAAQVNVTPITLPLLQDGMSVIFDGLMTLAPVWADIQWLVNQTNLPILLKGILHPDDARRAVEAGAAGIVVSNHGGRVLDTVPATLSALSGVVNAVNGAVPILVDGGIRRGTDIVKARALGATAVMIGRPYIHALATAGALGVAHLIRLLREELEIAMALTGCKTLDDINKDVLRKDLI
- a CDS encoding Fe2+-dependent dioxygenase, which produces MLLHVPDVLTKAQVATLRRTLDAGSWVDGAATAGPLAAEAKRNVQFSTESAEYPALSQSIISALERHPLFVSATLPQRILPPMFNRYAGGDTYSNHVDNAVQTDRRNGERLRTDISVTVFLSEPEDYQGGELIIEDTYGSHEVKLPAGDAIIYPASSLHRVEPISAGERVASFLWVQSLVRDAWQRSMLFDLDMTLLKLRGQIGNTEEIVTLTGHYHNLLRQWNS
- a CDS encoding catecholate siderophore receptor Fiu, which produces MSHIRSCKHNPTRIAAMVAATFSIAASAPYANAADEVSELPEISVKSQKEVPFKADVSASQKFTKPLIDTTQTVQVIKKELLREQGVFSLQDALRNTPGITVQLGENGNTSAGDTFSMRGFNASNQLFVDGLRDLGAVSRDVYNLEQIEVVKGPAGADIGRGAAGGYINLISKLPSLTGKNYATVGYGTADKKRATIDLNEAIGDTTAVRLNALVSDGNVDKRDEVDNQNFSIAPSIAFGLGTQTRFYLYSQHVRQDNTPDGGIPTIGRKGFFNTNVSLNAGRKVDRENFYGSDNDYEKVDADMITAKFEHDLNVNTTIRNITRYGKTSIDRVTTGLNTGGTGLVATTANPATWTVNRSRQRIDRDDEILVNQTSVNSTFDIGGFKNSLVGGLEFMYENQKSKGFGTTTQTVNGVAYTAISNPNANLYNPNENDLLGVPYAIPGLTTDGKTTTAAIYAFDTVDLTDKWQVNAGLRYEHYNTRTSAGTIVTAANSATFPGYAAGSIAPSGGSASDDLLSWKTGLLFKPATNGSIYASYATSYTPPGSANFALVSTANNQNNGALDPQKTDNIEVGTKWDLLNNQLNVTAAVFRTENDKQTSFNDLLQPQQIGKTRVTGVELLAVGQLTEYWQLSAGVTKLNAKALDQQSSAGLETTAVRWTPDYSATLWTQYQFNGFTIGGGARYMGEQKRLVTTDNPALTNTPNLESYVVADAMVAYAVNKNLNLRLNVYNLFDKEYVETLNNGGGRVRLGTPRSAMMTAEFVF